In Salvelinus sp. IW2-2015 linkage group LG8, ASM291031v2, whole genome shotgun sequence, the sequence GAGGACTAGCACCTCCTCCTCCCATGCCTCCTCCTggacccctcctctcctcctcctgtacaCTCTGCATGGCAGAGCCCAGGTTGAGAAGGAGCTGGCAGAGCTGCCTGGGTCCCAGGGTGTGTGTATGGATCTGGGCCACGCAGCGGGTCACTGCGGCAGGGATGAGGCCCGGCAGGCAGGCGGACAGTGGGGTGTGGAGCTGCCAGGCCAGGGCCAGCTGGTCTGGGTTCCGGGCCAGGGTGAGCAGCTGACAGAGGGCCTCCGTGGCCACGCTAGGGCCCCCGTATACAGACAGCAGACACAGCAGACACAGCAGCTGGTGCAGCCAGAGATGACGCTTCCTCTCCAGTCTCAGCATCTCAGCACAGAGCTCTCCCACGTGGGACTGCAGCTCCTCCAGGAAGGGGACCACACGGGGCgcctgggaggagggagagtgggggcGGCTGTAGTAGCCGTCGTCCCCCTCTGAGCGGGTGTAGACCAGCTTGTGGAGGTGCAGCAGGAGCATCTGGAGGAGGAGGTCGCAGGCCTCCCGGACCCCCTCGTGAGGGGAAGACGTGGGGCCGGAGATGATGACAGAGGCGGGGGTGGCCGTGTCAGCTAGGAAGCGGAGGATGCGTGCCCCTCCAGCAGGGCTCTGGGCGATGAGGTGGACAGCCAGCCCCAGCATGTTGTCAAGCTCGTCCCTGGGAAGGCCCTGTAGAACAGCCTGGAGCTGGAGCAAGACTGGAGGCCGTAGAGACTCCACCAGCTCTGTAGATACGGCACCCAGAAGAGAAGGAGACAGCGCCGCCAGCTGGAGAAGGAAGGGCACTGTGGCTCTGCGGAGCTGGGCTGAGTGCTCCAAGGAGGTGGACCCAGAGCTGGGGGGTATAGTCGGGGGACTGAGGCTCTCCTGGAACATCCTCAGCAGCTCCCGCCGGATGCTGTCAGAGTGCCGCGCCGCCAGGTGGCCCAGGATCCCTACCACAGAGCCGATCTTAGGCACTCGGCTGCTCTTGTCTCCCTGACACTTGTCAGCCGTCCCGTGGGAGCAGAAGTCTTTAAGGCCACAGGCCAGGACACGGCTGATGATGGTGCCCGGGAAGGAGGATCCAATGTGGGCCACCACCCAGTCGAAGTGGGGGGAGTGCTGCACGGAGGTGTCCAGGAGAGCATCCACACATTGGTCAGGACACCAGGCTATCATGGCCGCCAGGCACTGGGTATAGGCCTCCATGAGGGAGCGTGTAGCCGCACAGGACATCCACAGCTGCAGCAGCTCGTTGAGGCTGGAGGAGTGGGGAGCTGCCCTGCGGCCAGCATGCTTGGAGCTCAGCTGCCCCAGCAGGTCTACAGCCCAGGTTGAGACAAGGGGAGCCCAGGCTCGGGGGTTGAGCTTAATGAACTCCGCCAGGACGCCATGGACCTCCGTGATGACATCCTCCAGATTGGAGTCCCCGTCGCCATCGCCGTTCGTCTCTAGATTGTGAAGAAAGGCTGAGACGTGCTCGTTGTACACACCCCTTAGGTGCTCGAGGACCGCCCCGCGACAGGCAGGCACAGACCGTAGTAGACGCACGGCACAGCGGGCATGCTCGCGGACGCTGAGTTTACGACCCTGGGTCTGGTCCACgccactgatgaaggattttatCTCCTGGGACAGTTCCTGGGGGCTACACACACGACAAAAGTTACGTTTCTGTCTAAAAACAATTGGTATCAATTGTATTTTCTCTgactataatatttcataaatATGCTTGAAAAATGCTGACCACTGCATCTAACCATAGCACAATAACAGCCTTAGAACTTGTTGGTACAGTAGGGAAGCAGCCACATAGCTACAactactggctagctagctagcatgctagctatgcTAAGCAACTCACCTAAATGCATTCTgcggtgtgtgagtgagagaggtcTGCATGGTGATAGTCAGGGAAGTCCCGTCAAACACGGCACACATCGTTCAACTTCCCAAACTGAAAATAGAACATGAAGAACTCTCCCCTTATATCATCATATTTGACGTGTAGAGTTGATTATTCGTAGCTTGTTACAAGTGCGCTCCAAAACCGGAAGTCTTTATTTTCTTATTCTATCGTTGTCTTTCGAGGGGTAATTTATTGCCATCTACTGGCCTGACACTGTACTTGGAAACTACGTCAGCACGCACACTGCCAGAGATACGCCCTCGGATTTGTTTGCTTTTTTTCGAGTCAGCTGATCGTTGACGTCTAAGGTTATTTCTGTGTTCGATGTAAAGCAATCAACATCGTAGCCACGACACCGAACTTACTGTAAGTTATAAGAAGGTACAAGTATTTAGTGATTATCTGGACTAAAGTACTTGTGAGAATTACAAATATCTAGCCAGCTAAATGGGATCGAAAGTCTTGACAGCATGCAAACATAGTCTATGTTGTGTGCCGTTTGTGGTCAGTTACAGTAacgtagctacagtagctagctatttCCTTGCATAATTAATGTTTTttacagtagcggtgcgtgggtaaaatcactgaggaagccagaaaaaaagccattttacaacctatgtgttgtgataattgtgttgttttctctataacctgttaagTAATATGTTGCCACAGTGATATTTAGGCCTAAAGCCCGAGACAATAAGACAGTTGCAGAATAAATTCACCcaaacctttgttttatcacaaaaccggatagcaacctctgttCGGTTTAGTCCACATAGCATATTGCATGTAatagacagttacatgacctcaAGCAAGTTattgtttccgacattttcggaccactaaacaactattgatttagaaccacagataTTTACCACAaattgcaaagaaaacaggagttgcctccactattccaacaccatttcaatttcaacatcatcaaatcacctctgcttactctaatacagtgacaactaaaagataccaaaaacaatttagtccaatcaacgtaagctaaataatacgttttttatttatttaacctttatttaactaggcaagtcagttaagaacaaattcttatttgcaatgacagcctacaaaaaggcaaaaggcctcctgcggggacgggggctgggattcaaaatacaaaataaaataaaaatataggacaaaacacacatcacgacatgagagacaccacaacactacataaagagagacctaagccaACAAcatcatggcagcaacacataaaaacacagcatggtagcaacacaacatgacaacaacatggtagcaacacaacatggcagcagcacaacatggtagcagctgTTGTGATGTGActctcattaatgtgatgactgttatttatcgaataattacctactatgtttaattgttaccagattaaattaatcatctaacaattaactcattaKGactttggggcaccacgggagaaattgtttaacgagttaccatctcccgaattaccTAAAGGATATATATAtcgataacagtcacttattaatcattacctcatatcagtctcattctgaacatcaCAGACTTCTTGAATCTGCACAAACCTGAGTCTTACTGATAATTTTGTACCACACaaatatatttcattatttatttactaacaaactaaatgataacacaggatacacacagacacacacacacacagtataggttattgattagaaaCTTAATATGATGACAACAGGTACCTGGCGGACTAACACAATATGACAGTTGTTACAAAAGatagagagttaaagagagagagaaagagagacaacacttagATACTTTGGGGAACTACGCTCACAGTAACCCTAATACCTTGCCCTGAACTGCTGCCTCTTTGGGTAAGAAGTAATgcatgtatttacgtgttgaaggtctTTGTCGTGTATCTCTGTTGGACCCAGGCCTTCGTGAAAAGGGTTCGATTGGGCCTTCTCCTTCGGATGGGCCTTCTCCTTCGTTCTCaggtgtaaggctctgattgtccacaacaggtcacaatgtccttcttagttgtcTGTTTACTTGCACTTGTTCTGGAAGAGTGGTCTTCTGAAGACGGCTAATCAGCCGTGTCGATGATCCCGAGTGGTGATGAAAGCAGTGTAGTCGGCGATGATTTGAAAAGAGTAACCAGATGTTCATACTCAAATTCCCTTTCTTAGATACAGCTACTCAACCGTAACATTGACTGTTAGAGGCTACTTCGTCTTCTTCAACCTCATGTTGATTTTCATTGGTCGTGACCTAGCTGCAGCTTATGGTCCGTTTAGTctggtatgttaattcttaactcaatCTTTTACACCCTCTGGGTAAAAGGGACATTTTCATCATGATGACATGCTCACTGGGCTCCCTGAGGCATGGCTAGTTAAGAGGCAAAGTATTATAATTACTATGTTCTTATTAGAGAACTAAAATCACAATCCTATCatcacaaaaacattctcttcatCCTTGATATTTTCTACACCACGTAAAGGATGTAAACCTGATATACACAGTGTAAAAGCTCCTCAAGTTACACATTTTTTGTTATAACGTGTTTAtaccatttttaatgacatcacaaaatagacatttATTTTCCAAATTCCATCTTTCATCATTCCCAACATTCAgatgttgaaatatattgtcccagtGTTCCTTGTTGGatattatgtttgtggcaaaatCTTCTGTAACAAAGAGACATTCCATTCACCCATACTAGAGACCAAAAGGAGTCGTCTGCTGCCTACAATTTATGATCgacgtgaggtgtcataaaacccccCACATCAATCCCTTCCcccctctgcgggtgagagggCTCTGTAGACGCTgatccactgtaacctgatctttGGATCCTCAAAGGAGAGTCATGACACAGCACAAAcaatggtacaaacattattgggcacagacaacaccacaaagagcaagaaggtagagacagcaatacatcactcaaagcagccacaactgtcagtaagagtgtccatgattgagtctttgaatgaacaGATGtagataaaacggtccagtttgagtgttttttgcagctcgttccagtccttagctgcagagaactgaaaagaggagcgacccagggatctGTGTGCTTTGGGAACTGTTtatcagaatgtgactggcagaacgggtgttgtatgttggaggatgaggactgcagtaggtatctcagataggggggactgaggcctaagagggttttataaataagcatcaaccagtgggccttgagacgggtatacagagatggccagtttacagagtagtatagagtgcagtgatgtgtcctataaggagcattggtggcaaatctgattgccgaatggtaaagaacatctagccgctcgagagcactcttacctgccgatctataaatcaCGTCTCCGTAGTCtaacatgggtaggatggtcatctgaatcagggttagtttggcaactggggtgaaagaggagcgattacgatagaggaaaccaagtctagatttaaccttagcctgcagctttgatatgtgctgagaggacagtgtaccatctagccatactcccaagtacttgtatgaggtgactaccttaagctctaaaccctcagaggtagcaatcacaccggtggggagaggggcattcttgcTACCAAACCACATGATCTTTGTTTTAGagttgttcagaacaaggttaaagacagagaaagcttgttggatactaagaaagctttgttgcagagcgtttaacacaaaatccggggaggggccagctgagtataagactgtatcatctgcatataaatggatgagagagcttcctactgcttgagctatgttgttgatgtaaattgagaagagcgtgggacctaggattgagccttggtggtactcccttggtgacagacagtggctgagacagcagatgttctgactttatacactgcactctttgagagaggtagttagcaaaccaggccaaagacccctcagagtcaccaatactccttagccggcccacaagaatggaatggtctagcGTATCAAatgctttggccaagtcaataaaaataggagcacaacattgcttagaatcaagggcaatggtgacatcattgaggacctttaaggttgcagtgacacatccagaacctaagcggaaaccagattgtgagagagaatactatagacgtcaagaaagccagtcagtggatttttgacaagtttttccaacacttttgataaacagggcaaaatagaaataggcctataacagttaggatcagcttggtctccccctttaaataaaggatgcccGGTGGCTGCCTTACAAGcactgggaacctccccagagaggagagacaggctttgcgatgataggggcagcaaccttaaagaagaaagtgtCTAAAYCATCTggcccagatgttttttgggggtcaagtttaaggagctactctagcacctcggactcagtgaccgcctgcagggagaaactttgtagcggggcaggggaaaaagatggAGCAGCATcagggatagtcacattagaaggggtgggatgTGATGAAATGTTGAATGGTTCAAGGAGTCATGgcagagtcaaataggaatcctgacttaatgaagtgatgattaaagagctcagccatgtgctccttgtcagtaacaaccacatcatcaacattaagggacatgggcagctgtgaggaggagggtttattctccaggtctttaaacgTTTTCCAGAACTTTTTGCAGTTagatccacagagagagaactgctccttaaagtaactcacTTTGGCCTTCTTGATCGCCTGAGAgcacttatttctaatttgcctgaacgagagccagtcagcctgagtatgtgtgtgccgagCGATTTGCCAAGtagaattcttgaggtggagtaactctgacagatcacggtcgaaccagggacTGAACATATTTTTAATTATCGTTTTCTTTATGGGTGCGTATTTGTTAacgataccactgaaaatataaaaaaagatggtacaggtgtcttcgacagaggggatcatggtggccgataacacccagcaacagtcaacaaagagttatttgaaagtttaatgcgtaaaaccagcaaatcgaattgtttggggacagacttggtggagacaaccgagcactgaaggtggccttggtaaagattgccactcccccatctttggaagatctgtcttgccgaaaaaggttataaccagaaaggttaacaccAGTGTTCAAAAccctctttcttaaccacgtctcagtaataaccaacacatctggattggagctgtgaacccaaactttcaattgatccattttatgTAATAACCTTctagtgttaacatgcagaaaacccaggcttttacgagagcagaaatccgtgaagcagatatcagagcagaAACCAGAATTGGGGTTAGCAACAGTAAATGGGCCAGGGTATACATGCACAAGATCATATTgtaaagcaatttcatcaggtaacatgaatacaaagctggcgagaggtggttagaataggatgggtggccaagagtctgtgtaaccaatagagagtcagagtcccgagtttgggaacaaacatagtctgtcccacggttgggtaaacaagaagttcatagtcaacaaagcacgcaggagtcatgaggcaaatagcataaagcacCAGAGAaaaatataacgacttggggctagccattgtaagactcagagtcactcgccccaacagtgtgaGTGACGGGGAATGGTCCTTTAAGACGTCCAAGTAAAGTTGTTCTGTGGCTGTTGTATTTTGGAGATTCTGAGGAGGATAtcttctgatgtgatcaaagcaaCAATATTGTTTCTTATTGATGTAATTTACAGTTAAAAATAGAGATAAATCCAGggggtactgtattttaattacctctgcaCCAATGGGGCGGGGGGGTGGtgctgtgaaactctcctgccattgttaggCTCAAGAGTTTCCACACCTCTCACTCCACACTTCTGTGCGAATTTCAGTCAGTTTCTTTCCTAGCAGCTTGGTAGCTTCGTAGCCTTATTTATTAAGCTTTATATAACAAAATTACCTAGCGATTGTCTTTTAATTTTTGGCTTCAGAAGTaagttcagactgaacattactcacctaGTTTtctgttggatggtatttccatgTTCCGCTGTGTTTCTTAtgcaggttttggtttgttagaagttttttttcttcttgataATCCTTGGTAGTAATAGTCCATTCAGGTAATTTTGTTCAAAATTAAGGTTTTAGGTATGGAATTGTGATTTGGAATGAAGGTTTTGATGTTTTGATGTCCTAGTGAAAAAATTCAAGTATATTTACATTTATCCAACTCTAAATTCTATCTTTTTGCAGAAGAACTCAGGAGCCCatgctctctgtgtctgttcgctctctctatatatatatttaagatgcggctgtccatggttctgatttctatgtgtgcgtttgtgcaagtagaaaaatatgttgacaccctacttgtagagaaactccaatgccatcctcctctctttcatgttgacaaaaccgtctatcactctgtcatacagtacaggcTTTTATTtcttgttgtcctaggctaccttgCTAAAATGGTTgtttgctagcctaacttccattcatgggcaacgttagctcgTTAACATTACCCTTcaacatctagctacatattgaacttccatcctttcAGGCCAGGgacacaacaatgtatgaattaatggttggatcagagtCGCCGTTACAATCATTGGCCAGtaaggagaattaagtaaaaccacatgtccaaatccctatcgccatccatggctaatttaggaaagggacaattttagctagccaccggaggacaacaacacaacatgatgcaacaattcaagttgtttctgtcaatgacgtatgcgctcaatgcgatttgataggagtgacaccaaaatccaagctggcttcccttgacactttcttTTGGTACGCCAAgaacattcacagttgagctcgctcagtttagctcaacgctgattggcaaattttttatacttttttatcaAGGTAAGCCAAATGCACGCATGCTTCCCTTGCATtccattcaatgctatgggcggcaacaTTGTCATACtcatttggaccagacagcatcagatagatggcctacacataaagagacagaggggcactgttttggTCGCTCacatgctttctccggtgagatacatatGGAGCCAGATagctgccaaaaggttgaacgtatgaatcgttaggatcgtaagaaaatccATACGTAAATTGTTAGGGTCGTAAGAAAAGCCATGCGTGAAACATGAAacgtaaatgtgaaatttcatcTGTGAACATATAAACACCATGTTATGATTACGGACAAAACTTTTGTTCTTGAAAAAATGTTGTGTTGCAATTCTGATGTACAATAATACCTTTCAGAGTTTTGGCAATTTCATCTCACCAACAATAAAAACTTGTGAGGAGTACTATGTGAACAAGCATAACACAGTATAAAAAAACGGAAGTCAGGGAAACCGGAAAGAGGTATCCTGCATGTTTTCAAGTTAAAAGTCTCCATTCTATATTACTAAtaattcaatgtttaatttagGCCTATCCACAAACTTGTAGGCATTGCAATTTAGGCTATCATTTTGGGTACTGGTGTCTTGCAGAATAATTGTAGAActctatttgtattttattactgTTTTTATTATAGGCCTCCCCTTAAAAAGAGACCCCAGCTCACAGGCCTCTAAATATAgcctttaaatacatttgaaactAAATAGTTGAAGAAGCACATGCAGTGGCTAATAGGATAGTTGAAGAAGCACATGCAGTGGCTAATAGGACAGGGAAAACCAATCTGGCAATAAGAATAGGCTATTCATAGTCTTGACCATTTGGGACCCCTTGGCTTTTTAGCTCAGGACAGGTTATAGCCTAGACTTAATCAATATTTCTTTAATCTAGTTTATTGATATGGATATAGCCTCTGCGTGATGGGGTTGTGCAATGCAAATGGCTATAAGCCTACATACAGAGTGGAATTCGCAAATACAACAGTCAAAATGCCTTGTATAAGGCCTACAGTCCGTGCTCCCAAATACTGGAAAAAGTGTACATGATCACCTCAGTAGCCCCCACGCggctataaaaaataaatgatgcaATTATATGACTGTTAAATAACACACAACAGTATGGCATATTTAGATAGTGRAATAGGCCGAGCCTAAATCATATTTACTTTCTATTTTGCAGCTCAGGCGGTTATTCTAGACAAGGGTCTTCTGTGTCTTTATAATACAATTCTCACACAAGTCATTTGCTGAAGGCCCAAGCCTGTATTACGTCATCTACTGTTATAACGTCCTTATCGAATGCTGTTCTAAAACAAGCTCTAGACTTTTATTCTGGAAATGAAACCGGAAGCTGCAAATCAACTATAACATCTTGGCTAGAGttgcttgattgactagctaTCTTTGACTAGTTACATTCG encodes:
- the LOC111967265 gene encoding integrator complex subunit 5, producing MCAVFDGTSLTITMQTSLTHTPQNAFSPQELSQEIKSFISGVDQTQGRKLSVREHARCAVRLLRSVPACRGAVLEHLRGVYNEHVSAFLHNLETNGDGDGDSNLEDVITEVHGVLAEFIKLNPRAWAPLVSTWAVDLLGQLSSKHAGRRAAPHSSSLNELLQLWMSCAATRSLMEAYTQCLAAMIAWCPDQCVDALLDTSVQHSPHFDWVVAHIGSSFPGTIISRVLACGLKDFCSHGTADKCQGDKSSRVPKIGSVVGILGHLAARHSDSIRRELLRMFQESLSPPTIPPSSGSTSLEHSAQLRRATVPFLLQLAALSPSLLGAVSTELVESLRPPVLLQLQAVLQGLPRDELDNMLGLAVHLIAQSPAGGARILRFLADTATPASVIISGPTSSPHEGVREACDLLLQMLLLHLHKLVYTRSEGDDGYYSRPHSPSSQAPRVVPFLEELQSHVGELCAEMLRLERKRHLWLHQLLCLLCLLSVYGGPSVATEALCQLLTLARNPDQLALAWQLHTPLSACLPGLIPAAVTRCVAQIHTHTLGPRQLCQLLLNLGSAMQSVQEEERRGPGGGMGGGGASPQSSMAVQVGAAVSGHLHDFCPLLLHGDPAVSHAAVRLLSRSPLPRAALPSHLLLVCRAAVTHFFLALRRRGETGKGRDEGQGGEAVNCSVLLLSRLVGYSPLTLKCVLQHLVEGALHKGNADLFGGQSEDIGGDTPISPSLAPDRVGSLLDINCRFGTTVNFSGSVWSVFHAGVIGKGLKQRSATPHPDAASVIQNVQTLLAVTVQCCSAPSGNGSNGGGTRHQPSVPDEPPPINAEAAKMMAVTLVEYICPDVANGELSWPPEEHARTTVERDIHIRRCFEAHPVLFPLLHVVAAGRPALCYCSAVLRGLLATLLAHWEASREALAMDSPWHLQASCMLVSCMGEGQLLPPVLGNVHEAFPYLTPFEVRLLLLAVWEYVRGNGPMPQKFVFSAEKGLFCRDFSRDGDVARYVAPIHSVLHKNIDRLGHLCWRFQL